GAGGGCATGAGGAGCGGAAAGTTCCAGGGCGTGATGAGGCCGGCCGGGCCGACCGGCTCCTTGAGCGTCATGACGAAGATGTCAGGCGGAGCGCCAGGGAGCGCGAAGGGCGGGGTTTCGCCCGCGATCTGCGCCACCACGCCCGCGAAGTAGTCAAACACGTCGGCGGCCATCGGCACCTCGCTGAACGTGGAGAAGTTGATGGGCATCCCGTTCTCCCGGGTGATGAGTTCGGCGAGTTCCGCCTGGCGCTCCCGGATGCCGCGGGCGACATGAGCGAGGATGCGGGCACGTTCCAGCGGGTCGATGGCCGTCCAGCGGCGGTCCTCGAAGGCGGCGGAGGCGGCCTGCACCGCGCGCTCGACGTCTTTGGGCCCCGCGCAGGCGACCTCCGCGACGACCTCTTCGGTGGCCGGGTCGATCACCGCAAGCCGCCCGCCGTCCGCCGCACCCTCCCACTGCCCGCCGATGAATAGCTCGGTGCGCACGTCTTTCACCTCAAGCCGGGATGAGTTCGGCGGCTCCGCGGTCCTTCAGGAACTGCTCGTAGCGGGGAAAGAGCTTCTGAAGCGTCGGCAACAGCTTGAGCGCCTTGGAGAGCGGACCCCTGGCCTTGATCTGCTGGCGGGCGAGCGCCGTGGGCAGATTGACCTTGCCCAGCCAGAACCGGTGCGCCACCTCGGCCTTCATCTCGAAGGTCAGCTCCGGCTGCACGCTCACCTCGCCGAACGCGATCTCGAGGAACCGCCCGGATGCCCCCTGCCCCGCCTCGAACCGCCCGCCTGCCCCCGGGGCCGGCCGGCCCGAGCCGAGGCTGAGGCTGCCTGCAGGGCCGATGGTGATGAGCGCGTCCGGCTCGTGGTAGATGAACTGGACCACGAAGTTCTGCTTGCCGATGTACTCGGCTTCGGCGGTGTCCGTCTGGGAGGCGAAGAAGCCGCCCAGAAGTTCGTAGAGGTGCGAAGCGTCCCGGAAAAG
This portion of the Bacillota bacterium genome encodes:
- a CDS encoding aldehyde dehydrogenase family protein, with the translated sequence MRTELFIGGQWEGAADGGRLAVIDPATEEVVAEVACAGPKDVERAVQAASAAFEDRRWTAIDPLERARILAHVARGIRERQAELAELITRENGMPINFSTFSEVPMAADVFDYFAGVVAQIAGETPPFALPGAPPDIFVMTLKEPVGPAGLITPWNFPLLMPS